TGCCCGGTCGAGAAGATGGCTGTGAGCAACGTGAACGCGATAATCCCGAGACGGACGAGCAGGAGCAGCCCGAGCCGTTCCTCGAGACTGGCAAGGTCCGTCGAAGACCTCTCGGTATGTGTCAGGTCGGGTCGGACGTTCACGAGAACCCCACGGTGTCGTCGTCGCCCCGTTCAGGGGCCCGTGACACCTTGGGGTCCCGCCGGTCGACCAGAGCCTGGAGAAGTACGAAGAGCAGTACCGCCGCCCCGAAGAGCATCGGGATGCGAAGATCGACCGCGGCCTGGAGGGAGACGCCCTGCCAGCCCCCGGACGACAGGATCATCGGTTCGCCTTCGATGGCCGCCGGTTGCGGCGCAGCTTTCGCCGGAGGAGATGCCGCCGGGAGCGCGACTGCGGGTAGAGACGTCTTATGGAAAAGCCCGGCCGCGGTCGCGACGACCTTCGACCCTGCTGCGACGGGCGGCAGGGGTTGCGGAGCAGGTGACGGTGCCGTGGTAGCGAGCATGGAGGCATCGCCTGGTGAGGGCGGGTTGGTCGAGTTCAGGCTGGCAGCGTGGACACCCTTGCCGGGACTCTGCACCCCAGCGTCTCCCGACCCTTGGGGCATGGTCGCGGCGCGTGTGGCGGTAGCCGAGTGGGGCGCCCCGTGACCCCGGCCGTGACCTTGCGCGTCGGCTCCGTGTGCCGCCCGAGGCCCTCCGTGAGGAGCCGCGAAGGCAGGCACACCGCCAAAGCTTGCGAGAGCGATCGACAAGGCCACAAAAGTGCCTGCTCCGACGCCGCGCCGCAGTACGGTCCGCGTGGAATGTCGTCCCCCCGGTGCAGAGAAAGACAGCACTATCGGATCTCTCGGCAGCAGGAGCGGCGGACTTGAGCGCTTCCTGCCAAAATCTCCCAATGGCAGCAGCCGGGCTCCTCCTCTGCGGGGGCGCCAGCCGGCGCATGGGTGAGGATAAGGCCAGGATTCGCTCGGGCTCTCATGGCAAGGGCCCCTCACTGGCCCAGCGGGCCGCCGACATCCTCCGCGAGGCTACCAGCCCGGTCCTGGAGGTGGGTCCGGGGTACTCCGGTCTTCCTCGAGTCGCAGAGCGGCCCCTCGGTGGCGGTCCGCTGGTCGCCCTCGCGGCGGGGGCGGCGGAGCTGCTCCGGGTCGGGTGGACCGGTGCCGCCGTCGTGATCGCGACCGACATGCCGATGCTGGAGGTCGCGGTGGTCGAATGGCTGGCCGGTTACCCCGATTCCCGGACGGTGGTGCCGGTGCTAGGCGATGTCCCCCAGCCACTGTGCGCCCGCTACGACCGCCGGGCTCTCGATTCGGCGATCGTGCTGGCCGAGGACGGGGCCCGATCCATGCGGGATCTCCTGTCGGTGGTGGATCACGTGCTCGCAGGTCCCGAGGAATGGCAGGCGGCCGGAATCGAACCGCGGTGCTTCGCCGATGTCGACACGCCCGGAGACCTGGCCGCCTACCGCTCGAAGGCCCCCTGACGGTGGCGGCGCCGGTCAAGCCCGTCAACGCGATCAAGGTCCGGCCCGATCGGCACCTGAGGCTGCCAGAGCACGTCGTGACGGAGGAACCCCTCGAGATCAGGGTCGCCGCACCCGGCCGGCAGGCGTCCCCGCTCGCGGTAACCATGAGGACGCCCGGCCACGACTTCGAATTGGCCGCCGGTTTCGTCCTGACCGAAGGGATCGCCACGCGAGACGAGCTGGTCGGCATCGGGTACTGCGACGCGGTCCGCGACGACCCCGACCTTCGCTTCAACACCGTGACCGTCACGCTGTCAAAGGATCCGCCGAAGGGGCTTCCGGATCGTCGCTTCGCCGCGACCGCCAGCTGTGGCGTGTGCGGCAAGTCGCGTATCGAGGACGTCGCCGTCGCATGTCCCGTCGTGCCGGCGGCGGCGCCGGTACCCGCGTCGGTCGTGAGGTCTCTCCCCGGCTCGCTTCGAACGGCACAGAAGGCATTCGACAGGACCGGAGGTCTGCACGCGGCCGGCCTGTACAGCGGCACCGGTTCTCTCATCTGCGCCCGCGAGGACGTGGGGCGCCACAATGCCGTGGACAAGGTCGTCGGTCGCACCTGGCTGGATTGGGAGGACCCGGCGCAACTGGCCGGAACCGTTCTCATGGTCTCGGGGCGGGTCAGTTTCGAGATCGTCCAGAAAGCCGCTGCGGCCGGGATAGGGATGATCTGTGCTGTGTCAGCCCCGTCCAGCCTCGCCGTGGATGCCGCACACCGGTTCGCAGTGGGTCTGGCCGGTTTCGTGAGAGGCGAGACCTTCAACGTCTACAGCTGTCCAGAACGGTTCGTACTCGACGCCTGACCGGTGCACGTCACGCGACGAACCCCGCCGTGAGGCGGGGTTCGTTCAGCGAGCTTGGTGAGGGTTTTACCCGATGCGTCGGACGTTGGCAGCCTGCAGCCCTTTAGGGCCCTGGTTGACCTCGAACTCCACCTTCTCGTTCTCCTCGAGGTTGCGATACCCATTGCCCTCGATCGCACTGAAGTGCACGAAGACGTCCGGCCCGCTCTCCTGGGAGATGAAACCGTATCCCTTCTCCGAGTTGAACCACTTCACGGTTCCTGTCGCCACAAGCAATCCCTCCTTTCCTGGCCGGACCGGTCCTCTTCAACGACTGGAACGGCGGCCTCCGGCCGGAGCCGGGAGGGATCTGCTCTCGAATCCGATGCTGCACCCTCGTGGCCGGAAAAGGTAGCACCGCGAGCGCCCCGTTGCCTAGCTTCTGCACCTTCTACCCTTCGGGTGATGCCCCGGGCCGTCGCGATCGTCCCTCACACCCACTGGGACAGGGAGTGGTACCGCCCGTTCGAGGGATTCCGGTCCAGACTTGTCGCAGTGCTCGATGAGGTGCTCGACACCTTGGAGACCGACGATCGATGGGAGGGCTTCCACCTCGACGGTCAAGTCGCCGCCATCGAGGACTACCTCGACGCCCGGCCGGAAGCGCGGGACCGTGTCCGCAAGTTGGTGGCCGCCGGACGGTTGAGCATCGGTCCCTGGTACGTCTTGATGGACGAGTTCTGCGTGTCGGGCGAGACGATCCTGCGCAACCTGGAGATGGGCATCGAGTCCGCCGAGCATCTCGGCGGATCGTCCCGGGTGGGGTACCTCCCCGACATGTTCGGGCACGTCACGCAGATGCCGCAGATGCTGCGCCTCGCAGGCATCACCGACGCGGTCGTCTGGCGCGGAGTCCCGTCTGCGGTGAGGCGAAGCACCTTCGAGTGGAGCGCGCCAGATGGGAGCGCGGTCCGCGCGGAGTACCTCCCTGTCGGCTACGCGTCCGGCGCCTTCCTCCCCGACGACCCGGTGGCGCTCGTCCGCAGGATCGATGCCCTGGCGGAGGAGTCCCGCCAGTTCGCAGGGGACCAGGACGAACCGTTGCTCGTCATGAACGGCACAGACCATCAGGCGATCCAGCGACACCTGCCGCGGACGGTGGAATCGGCCAACGAGGTGCAGGATCGGTACAGGTTTGAGCTCACGACGATCGCCGCGTACCTGTCGCTGAGATCGGTCGAGAACTTGCAGTGCTGGCAGGGGGAGCTGAGGAGCAGCGCCCGCGCACCGATCCTGATGGGCGTCCTCTCGAACCGGCGGGACCTCAAGGTTGCTGCCGCCTCGTGCGAGCGAGCGCTGGAGCGCCTGGGCGAACCGATTGCCGCCCTCTGGCTGCCGCCGGAACTTTGGCCCACCAACACCCTGCGGCGCGCGTGGCTCGAAGTCGTGCGCAACTCCGCCCACGACTCGATATGCGGCTGCTCCACTGATGAGGTAGGCCGCGCCGTCCTGCACCGCTACGACACCGCTCGTACCATCGCCGGCGACATCCTCGAAAGCGCCCTCGCGATCGCGGCCGTGGCGATGAGGACCGCAGGGCCCGTAGCGGTGAACCCGTCCCCTCGATCGCGGGCGGGCATCGTCGAGATGACCTTGCCGGGCGCCGAACCGCCGAGCGGGACCCAGCAGGTGGCGCTGGTACCGGCCGGCCGGACCGAGCGCGCCGGCACGGGCAAGGATCTCGCAGCGGTCCTCGGGGAACTCGCGCGCGACGGATGGCTTCCCGTCGGCACGACGCCGTCGTCGGCGCGCGTGTCACTCACCCAAGGCCGAGTCGAGCTCTTCCTGGGCTGCGACGTTGCCGGCGCAGGCTCCCCGGCTGTCGCGCCGGTCATCGCGGAAGCGTGGGCTCTGGCGGGGGCCAATGCCGACGGGCCTCTGAAGGTGACCCTCGACCGAGAGGCCGCCCAGACCGTCCTCACACGGGTCACTGGCGTACCGGGGTTCGGCTGGTCCGCATGGACTGCGGGAGCGCTCGGGTGCGCCCCGGTGGAGGCGGGACCCGACTGGATTCGCAACTCTCTGATCGCGATCGAGGTCGATCCGTCCACCGGCATGTTCAGTGTCGACGGGCACCGGGGCTTCG
Above is a genomic segment from Acidimicrobiales bacterium containing:
- a CDS encoding NTP transferase domain-containing protein encodes the protein MAAAGLLLCGGASRRMGEDKARIRSGSHGKGPSLAQRAADILREATSPVLEVGPGYSGLPRVAERPLGGGPLVALAAGAAELLRVGWTGAAVVIATDMPMLEVAVVEWLAGYPDSRTVVPVLGDVPQPLCARYDRRALDSAIVLAEDGARSMRDLLSVVDHVLAGPEEWQAAGIEPRCFADVDTPGDLAAYRSKAP
- the fdhD gene encoding formate dehydrogenase accessory sulfurtransferase FdhD, which gives rise to MAAPVKPVNAIKVRPDRHLRLPEHVVTEEPLEIRVAAPGRQASPLAVTMRTPGHDFELAAGFVLTEGIATRDELVGIGYCDAVRDDPDLRFNTVTVTLSKDPPKGLPDRRFAATASCGVCGKSRIEDVAVACPVVPAAAPVPASVVRSLPGSLRTAQKAFDRTGGLHAAGLYSGTGSLICAREDVGRHNAVDKVVGRTWLDWEDPAQLAGTVLMVSGRVSFEIVQKAAAAGIGMICAVSAPSSLAVDAAHRFAVGLAGFVRGETFNVYSCPERFVLDA
- a CDS encoding cold-shock protein; amino-acid sequence: MATGTVKWFNSEKGYGFISQESGPDVFVHFSAIEGNGYRNLEENEKVEFEVNQGPKGLQAANVRRIG